From the genome of Parasteatoda tepidariorum isolate YZ-2023 chromosome X1, CAS_Ptep_4.0, whole genome shotgun sequence, one region includes:
- the LOC107451018 gene encoding uncharacterized protein: protein MVALKSTTAVAALVVLQLALSTAGQTYQYSRGWTNGRKRSHEVEKELPQFPLAFSATPSKDFTDDFLDMLSQDVPFRKKLIQMLWKMEQQEDNGPGY from the exons ATGGTGGCTCTAAAAAGTACCACTGCGGTTGCAGCGCTGGTTGTTCTTCAATTAGCCTTGTCAACAGCAGGACAAACCTACCAATACAGTCGAGGGTGGACGAATGGAAGGAAGAGGTCTCACGAAGTAGAAAAAGAACTTCCGCAGTTTCCTCTGGCCTTCTCGGCCACGCCTTCAAAAGACTTTACAGATGATTTCTTGGATATG TTATCTCAGGATGTtccattcagaaaaaaattgatccAAATGCTGTGGAAAATGGAACAACAGGAAGATAATGGGCCAGGAT attag